From Halapricum desulfuricans, a single genomic window includes:
- a CDS encoding DUF4382 domain-containing protein — MRDTTDETSTYRREYLKATGAVGLAGAIGLAGCSESASAATGTLATAVKDAPGDIEDFESCVVTVEGIWLKPGEDGESADQETDTETTDGNTTDADETVTEQTEEDVDESGGREYHEFEQPQEADLVQLQDGNSDLIDEREVSVGTYQFLQLDVSEVTATLVDGGDAEIDTPGNAPLQFKHAFDVREDQRTVFTADFTPVKRGRTNRYLLQPVAKGTSVTYESAETTDDTTTQNATDDTTTQNATDDTTTQNATDDTTTQNATDDTNESA; from the coding sequence ATGCGAGACACGACAGACGAGACATCGACGTATCGACGTGAGTATCTCAAGGCGACAGGCGCAGTCGGACTGGCCGGTGCGATCGGACTGGCAGGCTGTTCGGAGAGCGCGAGTGCCGCGACTGGGACGCTCGCGACGGCTGTCAAGGACGCGCCCGGCGACATCGAGGACTTCGAGTCCTGTGTCGTCACCGTCGAGGGGATCTGGCTCAAACCCGGCGAGGACGGCGAGTCGGCCGACCAGGAAACCGACACGGAGACCACCGATGGGAACACGACCGACGCCGACGAGACGGTCACCGAACAGACCGAGGAAGACGTCGACGAGAGCGGCGGCCGGGAGTATCACGAGTTCGAGCAGCCACAGGAGGCCGACCTCGTCCAACTCCAGGACGGCAACTCGGATCTGATCGACGAGCGGGAGGTGTCCGTCGGCACCTATCAGTTCCTCCAGCTCGACGTCTCGGAGGTCACGGCCACGCTGGTCGACGGGGGCGACGCGGAGATCGACACGCCCGGAAACGCGCCCCTGCAGTTCAAACACGCGTTCGACGTGCGCGAGGACCAGCGAACGGTCTTCACCGCCGACTTCACGCCCGTCAAGCGCGGCCGGACGAACCGATACCTGCTCCAGCCCGTCGCGAAGGGGACCAGCGTCACCTACGAGAGCGCGGAAACGACCGACGATACCACGACACAGAACGCGACCGACGATACCACGACACAGAACGCGACCGACGATACCACGACACAGAACGCGACCGACGATACCACGACACAGAACGCGACCGACGATACCAACGAAAGCGCGTGA
- a CDS encoding metal-dependent hydrolase, with translation MVSTLVHVALAGLVAAALLGDRFGLRSLGVVLGAVILIDFDTFLGLYIEGAHRAAFHTVLVPALLAVAIAADTRYRERSLLRAQFGDGGPRVARVATVAVLFAGIGPDLFTNGVNLLYPVHDQFYQFTGEMQLSTSDGFVQTFVDLTPAETGGDSGRVAVGSTDNIGDRYYTGVDPQPSESGVDSGTTERTFPLVASGEQLLLVLTSAFVVGSRLVEDR, from the coding sequence ATGGTCTCCACGCTCGTCCACGTGGCCCTCGCCGGCCTCGTTGCGGCCGCGCTGCTCGGTGATCGGTTCGGATTGCGGTCGCTCGGGGTCGTTCTCGGGGCAGTGATTCTCATCGACTTCGACACGTTCCTCGGGCTGTATATCGAGGGCGCCCACCGGGCCGCGTTCCACACGGTACTGGTGCCCGCGCTGCTCGCGGTCGCGATCGCAGCCGACACCCGCTATCGCGAGCGGTCGCTGCTCAGAGCGCAGTTCGGAGACGGTGGCCCCCGAGTCGCCCGGGTCGCGACTGTCGCCGTGCTCTTTGCCGGCATCGGCCCGGACCTGTTCACGAACGGCGTCAATCTCCTGTACCCGGTACACGACCAGTTCTATCAGTTCACCGGCGAGATGCAGCTGTCGACGAGCGACGGGTTCGTCCAGACGTTCGTGGATCTCACCCCGGCCGAAACCGGAGGTGACAGTGGCCGGGTCGCGGTCGGGTCGACGGACAACATAGGCGATCGGTACTACACCGGGGTCGACCCGCAGCCGTCGGAATCGGGCGTGGACTCCGGGACGACCGAGCGGACGTTCCCGCTCGTCGCCTCCGGTGAGCAGTTGTTGCTCGTGCTCACGAGCGCGTTCGTCGTCGGATCGCGACTGGTCGAAGATCGGTAG